CGCGTGCCCTCCGGGAAGGCGAGGATGTTGGCGCCCGCGCGGATGCGCTCGCCGGCGAGCGTGAGGCTCGCCATCGCCTTGCGGCGGTCCGAGCGGTTCACGAAGATCATTCCCGTGAGCGCCATGTACCAGCCGAGGAAGGGCACGTACTTGAGCGTGTGCTTCGCGACGAAGCGGATGTTGGCGGGGATGGCCGCGAAGGCGCAGGGGATATCCATCATCGACTGATGGTTCATCACGAAGATGTGGGGCTTGCTCCAGTCCACGTCCGGCAGCGGCTCCACGCTCAGGCTCGAGCCGGTGATGCGCCAGTGCATCGAGGCCCAGCAGCGCCGCGCCATCGCCAGGGGCACGTCCTTGTTGAGCGTGAGCAGGCCGGCCACCCCGGAGAGGGTGATCCAGAACACGCTCCACAGGGCGAGGAAGACGAGCTGCAGCAGGTGGAGCGGGGCGAGGAGGAGCGTCATGGGGCTCGGAGGGGCTCGGGCCCGGGGGCCAGAAAATGGAGCGCGGCAGTGTGGCCGAAGCAGGGGTGGCCTGTCATCGGAACACCGCGCCACGCCCACACCTGCCGCGCCTCACGCCTGCATGACGACCAGGCAGGAAGGGCCCGCCGTGACGCAGCGCGCCTCCTAATGGCCGCTCGCGCCCACCGTCTCGTCCCAGTTGTGGGCCTGCGCCTCGGCGCTCGCGCTCTTCGGCTTGTCCCGGTCCCCGGGCCTGCGGTCGAGCACCCGGCAGCTGAGCGCGAGGTGCATGTCCTTTTCCTCGATGCGCTCGTGCCCTTCGAGGTCGGCGCGCGAGCGCGCAATCTTGAGGATGCGGTCGTGGGCGCGCGCGGAGAGGCCGAGGCTCTTCACGTTGTGGGCGAGCTGGCGCTCCGCCTTTGCGCTCATCCGGCAGTGCGTGCGCAGCAGGCGGGGCGTCATCTGGGCATTGCAGTGCACGCCGGGCTCGTCGCGGAAGCGCACCCGCTGGCGCTCGCGCGCCTCCTCCACGCGCGCGCGGTAGTGGCTCGAGGGCAGGTCGTAGGCGCTCAGCCGGTAGAGGTCGGACACACCCACCGGCCGCGTCTGCAGGGTCATGTCCACGCGGTCGAGCAGCGGGCCGCTCACGCGTGCCTTGTACTCGTCGACCTTCGACTCCTTGCAGCGGCACACGCGCTCCGGCACACCGTGGAAGCCGCAGGGGCAGGGGTTCATCGCGGCCACGAGCATCACCCGGCAGGGGTAGGTGAGGTGCTGGCTCGCGCGGGCGAGGTGGATGACGCCCTCTTCGAGCGGCTGGCGCAGCACCTCGAGCACGTTCTTGCGGAACTCGGGCAGCTCGTCGAGGAAGAGCACGCCGTGGTGGGCGAGCGAGAGCTCGCCGGGCCGGGTCGTGGGCCCGCCGCCCACGAGGCCCGCATCCGAGATGGTGTGGTGCGGCGAGCGGAAGGGGCGCTCGCGAAGCAGCCCCTGGTCCTCGGCCAGCAGGCCGAGCACCGAGTAGATCTTCGTCACCTCCAGCGCCTCGCCGAAGGTCATGGCGGGGAGGATGCCGGGCAGGCGCCGCGCGAGCATGGTCTTGCCCGAGCCCGGAGGGCCGCTCATCAGCACGTTGTGGCCCCCGGCGGCCGCGAGCTCCAGCGCGAGCTTCACGTCCGGCTGGCCACGCACCTCGGACATGTCGGGCTGGGTCGGCGGGGGGCTCGCGCGGGCCTCGGGGGCGCCCCGCACGAAGCGCGGGAGGGGCGCCGTGCCCGCCAGGTGCTCCACCGCCTCGCGCAGGTGGCGCACCGGGTAGACGTGCAGCCCCTCCACGAGCGCCGCCTCGGCGGCGTTCGCCGCGGGAACCATCACGCCGTGGTATCCGCCGTCGCGCGCGGCGACCGCGAGCGGCAGCACGCCCCGGATGGGCTTCACCGCGCCGTCCAGCGAGAGCTCCCCCCCGAAGAGGAGGGTCGCGAGCGGCTCCTCGTCCAGGAGGCGCGCGGCCGCGAGGACCCCGAGCGCGATGGGCAGCTCGAACGCGGCGCCCTCCTTGCGGATGTCCGCCGGGGCGAGGTTCACCGTGATGCGCTTCTGCGGCAGGTCGTAGCCCGAGTTCTTCAGGGCCGAGACCACCCGGACCTTGGACTCGCGGGCGGCGCCATCCGGAAGCCCCACCACGTTGAAGTAGGGCAGGCCCAGCGCCATGTCGACCTCGCAGTCCACCACAACCGCGTCGATGCCGACCAACGCTCCGCTGCGCACCCTCGCCAGCATCCGTCCCCCTCCCGCTCCCGCCGCCGCCTTGCGTCGGGGACCGGGACAGAGCAAGCGCCGTACCCGGGGCCCGGCCTCCCAGGCGCTCCGCCATGGCGTCCGGAGGGGTGGGGGAGGGGTCCAGGAGGCCGGAGCGGCGTGCGTGCGCCAGCGGGGCTCTCAGGCCGCGAGAACGGGGAGGGCCGTGGCTGCGCCTGCTAGCGCGTGCTGACCGCCCCGGACCTCCGCGAGGACCGGGAGGCGCCGCTGCCGCGCAGCCCCGGAGACGCCGAGGCCTCGCTCCAGCTGATGCGGTAGGTGCAGGCGTGCCCGTCGTGCTCGGTGGCCTCGATGTGGACCTGGCTCGCCCCGGCGACCTCCAGGCCCGCCTCGATGATGCCGGCGGTGAAGCCCGGGTAGGCGCCCACCTCGTTCATCCACAGCTCGAAGGAGCGGGGGCCGCGCTCCACGAGCCGGCTCTCGGTGTAGTTGTTGCCCGAGCGGAAGTTCTGCGTGGCGC
This genomic interval from Aggregicoccus sp. 17bor-14 contains the following:
- a CDS encoding 1-acyl-sn-glycerol-3-phosphate acyltransferase is translated as MTLLLAPLHLLQLVFLALWSVFWITLSGVAGLLTLNKDVPLAMARRCWASMHWRITGSSLSVEPLPDVDWSKPHIFVMNHQSMMDIPCAFAAIPANIRFVAKHTLKYVPFLGWYMALTGMIFVNRSDRRKAMASLTLAGERIRAGANILAFPEGTRSKDGRILPFKKGPFLLALEAKVPIIPVAIDGTGQVLPAGSFRLRRSAIRMKLGRPIETAHRARSERDALLVEVRDALIQLQKDIGGAGGVPEAIADAGTEGRPARSLQRAG
- a CDS encoding YifB family Mg chelatase-like AAA ATPase; translated protein: MLARVRSGALVGIDAVVVDCEVDMALGLPYFNVVGLPDGAARESKVRVVSALKNSGYDLPQKRITVNLAPADIRKEGAAFELPIALGVLAAARLLDEEPLATLLFGGELSLDGAVKPIRGVLPLAVAARDGGYHGVMVPAANAAEAALVEGLHVYPVRHLREAVEHLAGTAPLPRFVRGAPEARASPPPTQPDMSEVRGQPDVKLALELAAAGGHNVLMSGPPGSGKTMLARRLPGILPAMTFGEALEVTKIYSVLGLLAEDQGLLRERPFRSPHHTISDAGLVGGGPTTRPGELSLAHHGVLFLDELPEFRKNVLEVLRQPLEEGVIHLARASQHLTYPCRVMLVAAMNPCPCGFHGVPERVCRCKESKVDEYKARVSGPLLDRVDMTLQTRPVGVSDLYRLSAYDLPSSHYRARVEEARERQRVRFRDEPGVHCNAQMTPRLLRTHCRMSAKAERQLAHNVKSLGLSARAHDRILKIARSRADLEGHERIEEKDMHLALSCRVLDRRPGDRDKPKSASAEAQAHNWDETVGASGH